TTTGTCGACCTTACAACGGATGGGTATAAATCAGAACCATTCATTCTCGCAACTCAAGCCACACAAGTATTTTTTATCAAAGACCCGTGCAATCCAAGATACCATATAGTATTGCAAGGTAAGCGATGTATTCTTGGTGTTGATGATGTTGACGACGAGGAAGAGTACAACCAGTTTGACGAATTACCACCATTTTCTGTTGGTATTCAGAAGGGTAACGACTATATCACCGTTGGCACCTCATACTTACGACGATCTGACCACGACGACGGGATATCTATATAAAAACCAACCCAAACCAAGAAGTCAAaggtttgatatatatatatatatatacacacacatattctatctatataaataattaaactaaactaaagttataataaaagttttttttttattttttttgcagGACAAACAATGATGAATACTTACGATCTGAGCACAAAGAAGAGATGTTTGTAGATAAACCAGTTATATTCCATGTTTTTAGTCTACAACTATGTTTTTCTTTTATGAATTTATGAACTTATAATATTATTTTCATACTTACgtattttcttaaattttcatatCCGAATACATATTCCATATGCAAATTCATATTTATGTTTAGACTTTCCTTTTAAATTAAAGTATTTCTTTCATATATATATCTGGTGTATGCCTATGAGACCACAGGTCAAAAAATGACTATTCACTTAAAAAAGAAAATGGGTCTTAACTAATTAAGAAAAGTTAAAAACCATGTTCCATACCTAATGTTCATCATTTTATTCCAAATTTAATAACCATATTCCATACCTAATGTTTACGATTTTATCCAAAGAATGGTAATTTGGAGGAAAGAAAACAAAAACCCTCAAATATTGCAAATCCCGCCCAATTTCTTGACACCTGACTCTCTCAATCTTATTCCCCAAATCAAAACCCCCAAAATCCTCCATCTTCCCACCATTACTTCATTCACATTTTCATCTTCCCCCCGCCATTGTTTCTCGATCTGGTTATCAGGTAAGATCTTCATACTTTTCTTAATTTCTAGATATTTACAGCATTAATTTCTATTTCCTACAGTGTTTTAGTTCGCTGTTTAACAAACGAGGAATCAAATCGTTTGATATCATACGTAGGGTTTATTGTTGTTCGTGTCACTATGTGTGTGATTTGCGTTGCTGTTTAACAAACGAGGAATCAAATTGTTTGATGTTTTAGTGTTTAGGGTTTGTATAATTGTACTTTGAAGTAATGCGATTAAGATAAATCAAGCTATTAAAGCTCGAGAAATAAGAGTTTATTGATGTGGCCTTTGTTAAAGAAATTGCCAAAAAAAATAAGGATTCAGTGTGATTTAGTTGACTATAATTTACCCAGTTTTCATGTATAGTAATATTGTTATCCTATATAATCTGAATAACTAACTAAAATATTAAATCAGAATGATCAAAATAGTATTAAATGATCTTGATCAATCTATTTAGTTTTAAAATGCTTTATATTATGGTTAATGTGTAACAAGTTGTAACTAAATAATTTGGGCACACGTGAGGTAGAAATGATACCTTGATGCATGTTTTAGATCTTCAATATGAACAGCCTGAACCATATCAAAATTCAATTTTCCGAGATCGATCAATGTGGGATTCTTGTCAGCTCTTTGTTCATATTGCTCGATAAACCACTTTGCCTCTACCCTTGGCACTCTCTAGTGTGGCGGAAGCTCCAAAGCATGAGTTACAGGGCCGGCCCTGAGCATGTGCAGGGTGGGCGTCGGCTCAGGGCCAAAAATGCAAGAGGGCCCGTAATTATTTCGACTTTTACTGTCTATACATAAATTATGTGTATATATAATATCTAATTATCAGTTTATCTCCGAACTGTCCATAGCTCAGTTGGTTAGCGTGTTGTATTTTACCAGTCAGGTTTCCGGTTCGATTCCCATATTTTACAGGCCAATTACCCAAAAAAAACAATGTATCTGAAACAGAACCCGAAAAGAAAACCGAATGTCAACAACAGTGTAAACAACAAAAAAACACTACTTTGAAAACAACCGTCTGCAACGTCTTCCGGGCTTAATTCGCCTACCATCAGCAGCCTCACCCAAAAAAACTtcattaaccaaatctttaaaaattAATCTTTCAACCTCCAATGCAAGAACCGACAACTCACCATCATAATCGGTCCAGCTTTCTGCGCGATTCAATACTTCCTCCCATAAAACACTTTTCAACCCGTCGTCTTCCTCCTCTAAACTGATGTTTTCCTTATTCTTTTTCGCTTGTAACTGTTCTATCTCTAAACATAAATCCCTCAAAAGCTTTTGTCCATTCAGCGTCTTCTTCACGAGCTTAAAAGACTTCTGAAAAGGAACCGCTAAAGCTAACTTTCCTGCAAGAATCTCATTAAAAGCGTCGAAAATAAGCTTCCTGTGGAATTTTTCCTTTTTGATGATCTTTTCGGGTGTGTTGCTGAATTTGGTTTGTTCCAATACCAGAAATAGCTCAGGGTTTATCGGGTGGCCCGAAGAGTGGAACTGGAAGGTGGTGAGGTTTGACCTGAGGTCTCTTAGTAGGAGCCCGGAAGCTAATAGAATCTTGGATATATACCGATCACCGGGCTTTGTGTTTTCACAGAGAGATGCAATGTAATTGGTGTGTGCTTCATCGTGAGTTGAGTTGAGCCTTGTGAGTTTTTGAACCAGATTTTCAATATTCCCAGGGCCATTTTTTTTAGCATTTTCAAAGACGGCCCTGATGAGTTACTAGTGATGATATGCTCTTATCAGTTTTGTCTTACTACTAGAAATTATCAGAACTTTACATAACTAGAAATAAAATTTCAATCTTACTACATATTCAGTAGACAGTGATTGACTATGATCAAATGACCACAGTGATGACGCATAGTTTGCTGATCGTCTAGGGACATTCTCTGCAGTGAATGTTTACTTTTTGATTTACTTTTAACCAAAACGTATATTAGTGGGTTTGTATATGTCAAAACTTCAAAGTGTTGGATAGATTTATATTTAAAGATGGTTAAAATGTCATAATCTATTTGACCTCTACTTGTCACTTTCCATGCAACACATACCCAGAACAAAGAAGTGCTACAACATTGGAAATATCCTTGCAAGGCCAGAGGTATCAGGAAGGTTAGCTAAATGGGCAATAGAACTGGGGGGCCATAATGTGGTTTTCAGACCAAGACCATCAATCAAAGGCCAAGTTTTGGCAGACTTCATGACGGAAGTCCCAGATGAAAAAGACAGAGAATGTAAAGCGATGGAAAAAGCTGAGAAAAAGCAAACAGATGAGCCATGGCTGTTGTACACAGATGGTGCATCTAACGAGGATGGAGCAGGTGCAGGGCTAAGGCTGGTGAGCCCAGACAAACATGAGTTCACATACGCCATACGCCTAGATTTCAAGCGCAGAAACAACGAAGCAGAGTACGAAGCCTTCTTGGCTGGCCTGCGATTGGCGATCAAAATGGGGGTCCGACACATCGAAGCACATGTGGACTCCATGCTAGTAGCAGGCCAAATCAACGGCCAATATGAAGCCAAGGGCGATATAATGGCACTCTACCTCAACCAAGCGAAAACGTTGCTACAAACCTTCTATTCctacaaggtgcaccacataaatcgaagcgaaaacaagccgGCGGACGCTTTAAGCAAGCTTGCATCAACAAGTTTCCAGCACCTAGCAAAGGATGTGCGCATAGAGGTCTTGAGCAACCCATCCGTTCCACTCAGAGAAGTAAGCGTAATCCAGACAGGAACAACGTTCTGGATGACGCCAATAATCATGTACTTGCAGTCTGGGATACTTCCAGAAAACAAAGCCGAGGCGCGAAAGATCCAATACAAATCAGAACACTATCAGATGGCAGATGGGATACTGTACCGAAAGTCGTATCTTGGCCCACTACTACGATGTGTTGACGCCGACGACGCAAATTACCTGATCcgggaagtgcatgaaggaatttGTGGTATCCATGCCGGGCCTCGAATGGTAGTggcaaaagtgatgaatgccggatactactggcccgggatgcacCTTGATGCTGTGAAAGAACTGAGAAAGTGTAGTGGCTGTCAGAGGCATGCGCCAAAGACCATGCGCCCCAAGAATGAACTAGTGCCCGTAACaaccgcatggccttttcaacaatggggcatagacatggtaggCCCTTTCCCAGAAGCACCGGGGGCAGTCAGGTTCATAATAGTCGCGGTggactacttcaccaagtgggtagaagCAAAGGCGCTTGCATCAACCACATCGGCAGTCGTCAAAAgattcatatgggaacaaatcatatgccggTTCGGCTTACCTCTCCGAATCATCACCGATAATGGAACTAACTTTGCAGCAGACGacctcgaacgatggttcaaagaactACACATCGAGCATACCTTCTCTTCGGTTGcgcacccgcaagggaatggtcaagtAGAGGCAGTCAACAAAAGTATCGTTGATGGTATCAAGGCAAGGCTCGGCGAGAAACGAAGAGGCTGGGTCGACGAACTACCAAGCATACTGTGGGCCCACAGAACaatgccaaaaacaagcaacggtGAAACGCCGTTCAGTTTGGTCTATGGGTCTGAAGCTGTTATCCCAGCAGAAATCGGGCTGCCATCTCCAAGGATGCTCTCCATGAATGTAATCAACaatgaagaagaaaggaggatcgacctagacctcctagaagaacggagagagatggcagcaatcaacgaggccaaatacaaaacGAAGCTGGAAAAATATTACAACTCCAGAGTCCGAGTCTGTACTTTTAACCCGGGAGACTATGTCCTAAGGGACAATGAAGCCTCCAACGCAGAAAAGCCTGGaaaactggctcccaaatgggaaggcccgtacATAATCGATGCAGTGCTCGGCAAGGGAACCTACAAACTACGCACCATCaacgacaaagaggttccacgaacctggaatgccCAACAACTCCGAAAGTGCTACATGTAACACAACCATGTAATCGTAAAGGGCGTACAACCAACACATTTActttaatacaagaagtgtttggctacttttatttcatgcaaatttcttgtcacaactgcatttattactttgggcgtacacgaaaacaacaatggctcgaccataggaaacgttgtagacctccaaggctcgtcacaaccaagtgaacagccgggtcagaaacacaaccaaagcctacaaaacgccaaaacataacttcgtgcccacataaacacgaaaatatcgatagcaaggtaactaaacattgtaatgctcccaaggctgatcacagctgagctcacacaataacctgcaactcgatcacttcgtatgtCACCTATAAGCACACACGTTCAAACGACAGAATAAAACGTTGtagtaacacaacatcacctgtcagcgccatcattcattcgtgacacctgatcaaagtaattaaacatgcacatattatgacgataacaAAATTCGCATAACCGTAGAAAAAAGCGATAAAATATTCACAAGAATCCCAGGTACACACACCCACAGGTAAACAAACTTTAAATTGTCTTAAAGCAACCAACATTACAGGCCAATTCACGACCATACACGGCACACAGGCCGGAATCCACCGTTCAAATCTGACTGGGGCCAGCACCCCCTGCCGCGTCAACATCTTCTCCCAAAGCCTTCTTCAACAAGGCAACCCCATCTGGTTTCCGAGACAACTTCTGCGCCGCTCGGACAACGGCGAACTCTTGGGTTGAAAAGTCCTTGCGCTTAGCAGCATAAGCACCATCACAATCCTCTTTATACAGCTCAAAGTGGTAGTCTTTCTCATTATTGATAGCCGCAGACTTGCCTTCAGCATACCCAAACTTACGACCGCTATTATAACCCGCTCGACCCAATTCAAGCATGTACGTGGCAAGCTCAGTCGAATTCAGAATACGGTCAGCAAGCTGCATAAAACAAGGAAATCAGATAAAAATCGCAAAAACAAAAGAACAAGAAAGAGCAAAAGAAATTACCAAGGGCACTCCACGGGAAAGCAACCATCTGGTGTCAGTAGACATTTCCTCCGCAAGGAGTTCTGCTGCTTGGACTTCAGCAGCCTTTTCAGCAAGAAGGCGCTGCGCATCCCCACACTCCGTCGCCTTTTGCTGAGCAAGAACTTCTAACTTATCAATCCGAGCGATATACTCCTTCTCCTTCTTTTCGGATGCAACACGCGCCTGCTGCGCTTCTTCAGCAAGTGTTGTTTTTTCACCAGATAACCGCACAATAGCATAACGATGCGACTGCATTTCAACGTTCGTACGCGCGCACGCGGCCTCCCAATCTTTCTGCTTCTGCTCATTCAGCTGTTTTTGCTCTTCAAGCTTCCGTTCAGCTTCAGCAACCCTCCACTGCAAacctttcttctcagcattaaaTTTTTCCCTCTCTTCAGCAAACGACTTCTTCGACTCCTCAAACTCAAGGGTCTCTTCCCCCATCGATCGCCACTCGCGAAGAATTTCCTGTGATGTGGCAAAGAAATTAACCCCAGCACGAACATGATCGTCCAAAAGGGAAAAGCGATTGCGATTCTTCTGAAACATCCTCTCAGCAGGAGGAAGAGACATAGCAAAGAACTCGTGGCAATTGTTAACATCATCCATCCGAGAGCCCTGAGTAAGGTTCCAGCGCGGGGCGTGGGGCAAATCGTCACAAGTCGGGTTACCCCAGGAATCAGCAGGGTAACGCTCAAAGTGCGGGCTGCGCACAACGCCGGAAGTAGCTCCACCCCCACCAGGGGGACGCTTGGTATAAATAGTTTGTTGTGGAGTAGTCTCACGAGACTCCACCCCCACTTCAACACCCTTACCTTTATCAGCACCAGCATCACCCCCACCATCACCTCCAGCATCTACACCTCCTTCAGCCACACCCTTAGTAAACCCTTCTCCAACCCGCGTGTCCACATCAACATCACCACAAGGAGGGGTTAAACCAATTGTCCTCGACGGGGGTGAAGCAGGTGGAGTAATTTGAGAAATGTCCACCACACGAGGTTTCCTGCTAGTCTTGACCACTGTCATAAGACAACAATTAAAATAACTTGATGAAAGATATGACAAACGTACAAAGGAAAGCTGATTACCAGTAGGAGGGGATGATGCAGCATAAAGCTCCTCCAACAGATTCCCGCGACCCCCACTAAAAACACCAAGGTCGATCTCAGACTCAGAAGGCGCCGGGGGGGTTTCTTTGTGAAGTTTTGCCTTTTTGGCAGCAAGGAGGGCAGCAGCCTGCTCATCAAGTTGGCGTTTTTGGTCTTCAAGGGCTTTTTTCCTCATATGTTCAGTCAGAGTGGCACTATCATCAGGATCCGATCCTCGACGTCCCTCACCAGCCCCTAGGCCAGACAGCGTATCAGAAACTACCACATAATCTAGACAAGGAAGAGTAGAGGGTCGGTTACGAGAAGAACCAGCAGCTTTACCCTCAGGCTTCTCCTCTCTCCTTCCAGACCTATCAGTCCTCGCCTTTTTTCTTAACTCCAACTGAGCAGAGGGGTCAGCAGACAcctctacatcatcatcatcaccgacAACCTCGTGCACGAGCTCAGCAACATCACCATGCGCGGTACCTGCACGTGCGCAATGAGCGGTTAGATCTTCAAAGTTTTGGTCAGAACTTCCACTCGAAAGGACAATGACTTCCCCTCGACCcgatgtaacgccctgctttttcataccttccataattagaaagctcgccttgtaatgctatttttggaaatcttgtattattgtagtcttcttttcgttgtaaaatccgagacttggatcataaataaaattcgtatttctttaaattcaccatctacatattcatacatgttcatacgttcgaattcattgtacatcgaatccttatttgtaattcatacttatacgatacttattcacgatgcatgtccatactcgtccttaaattgttgatacctaaaaacccctaataatatgcttatttatacaacggttaatcatctaatatgtgacatatacttgtcacttacaaacatgttacatacttgtacattacactttttacctagttaaatcatgttttatttcatatttcaccttgttacaagttaggggaaacattgttgcatattattacacaacttaattaacaaaattactcattataatgttttaaaaaataaaaaataaagaaatatggcagccccaattcagcaaaattcagcccaatatagttgggttttgtgggctagtttcaaggtgtaaccccttctaaacacttacaaagcccaacccattgaaaccctaatccttccccctataaataccacttataaccagcctccctaccacttttgcaacaccaaaaactctcaaaacatcctccaaaccgtagctgaaagcaagggttcgagcagattgacaccccttcacgaaaatgagcataactcactcatttcttaacgaaatcacttgattctttttcttacttacttggataatcatggggttcgattcctagacttctc
Above is a window of Helianthus annuus cultivar XRQ/B chromosome 14, HanXRQr2.0-SUNRISE, whole genome shotgun sequence DNA encoding:
- the LOC110906829 gene encoding protein LONGIFOLIA 1-like translates to MSLDDQQTMRHHCGHLIIVNHCLLNMAVFENAKKNGPGNIENLVQKLTRLNSTHDEAHTNYIASLCENTKPGDRYISKILLASGLLLRDLRSNLTTFQFHSSGHPINPELFLVLEQTKFSNTPEKIIKKEKFHRKLIFDAFNEILAGKLALAVPFQKSFKLVKKTLNGQKLLRDLCLEIEQLQAKKNKENISLEEEDDGLKSVLWEEVLNRAESWTDYDGELSVLALEVERLIFKDLVNEVFLGEAADGRRIKPGRRCRRLFSK